CCATCGAAAGGGGCTGCAGGGCAATGGCTCTCTGGCAGCGGTTCCGCATGATCTTCAGCGCGAAGGCGAGCAAGGCGCTCGACCGTGCGGAGGACCCCAACGACACGCTCGACTACAGCTACCAGAAGATGCTGGAGATGCAGCAGAAGGTACGCCGCGGCGTGGCTGACGTGGCGACGAGCCGCAAGCGTCTGGAGATCCAGATGACGCAGCTGCAGCAGGGGTCGGACAAGCTCACCACCCAGGCGCAGACCGCGCTGGCGCAGGGGCGCGAGGACCTCGCCCGCGAGGCGCTGACCCGCAAGAGCGGCCTGACCGGGCAGCTCTCCGACCTCCAGCAGCAGCACGCGCAGCTGCAGGCGGAGGAGGAGAAGCTGACGCTGGCCTCGCAGCGGCTGCAGACCAAGATCGAGGGCTTCCGCACCCGCAAGGAGACGCTGAAGGCGACCTACAACGCCGCCAAGGCCCAGACCTCGGTCAACGAGGCGTTCTCGGGCATCTCCAACGAGATGGGCGACGTCGGCCTGGCCATCGAGCGGGCCGAGGACAAGACCGCGCAGATGCAGGCCCGCTCGGGCGCCATCGACGAGCTCATCGCCTCGGGCGCGCTCGAGGACCGCGTCGGCGGGGGCGGCGACGACATCGACCGCGAGCTCGCCGCCATGTCCTCGACCTCGCAGGTCGAGGCCGAGCTGGCGCAGCTCAAGGCCGGTGTGCAGCCGCCGCAGTCGATCGACAGCACCCCGGCGCCCCAGGCCATCGACGCCTCCGGTCCGGCCGCCACCGCACAGCCGAGCCAGCCCGCCGCCCAGCCGGTCGCCGAGCCGGTGGAGGACCAGGACAAGCAGTGAGTCGCACCCGCTTCGCCCCCGACCACGGGCTCACCGCCCGGATGACCGCCACGATGTTCCTGCTGGGGCTGCTGTTCGTGGCGGTCGTGGTCGGCGCCATCCTGTTCGCCGGGCGCGGACTGGGGCTGATCATCGGCATCGCCGCGCTGGGCTTCGTCTGGTGGCAGTGGTGGAACTCCGACAAGCTCGCGCTCAAGGCCATGAAGGCCCGGGTCGTCAGCCCCCAGGAGGCGCCCGAGCTGCACGCCATGATCGACCGGCTCTGCACGCTCGCGGACATGCCCAAGCCCACCGTTGCCATCGCCTACACGAACCTGCCGAACGCCTTCGCCACCGGCCGCTCGCCGAGCCACTCGGCGGTCTGCGTCACCACCGGCATCCTCGACCGACTGACGCTCGAGGAGCTCGAGGGCGTGCTCGCCCACGAGCTGTCCCACGTCGCGCACCGCGACGTCATGGTGATGTCGCTGGCCTCCACCGCCGGCATCATCACCGGCATGGTGCTGCGGGGCGCGCAGTTCGGCGGGCTCGGCATGCTGGGCGGGCGCCGCGACGACCGCAGCGGCGTCCCGGTCTGGCTGCTGATCCTGCTGGCCAGCATCGTGGTCTACGCCATCAGCTTCGTCGCCACCAAGATGCTCTCGCGCTACCGCGAGCTCGCGGCGGACCGCGCCGGCGCGTTCATGACCGGCAACCCGTCGGCCCTGGCCAGCGCGCTGACGAAGATCAGCGGGGAGATCGCCGTCATCCCGAAGAAGGACCTGCGCGCGGCGGAGCCGATGAACGCGCTGTTCATCGCCCCCGCGGTGGCCGGGGTGTCGTGGAAGACGCTGACCTCGACCCACCCCTCCCTGGAGCAGCGGCTCGCGCAGCTGGCCCAGGTGGCGACCGAGCTCGGCCGACCGCTCGACGGCGGCTTCCCGTCCGGGCCGACCGGCCCCGCCGGGCCCCCGCGCTGAGCCCCGGGATGGGTATCTGGGACAGCCTCCGCGGCCGGCGCACGGTCCGCGGACCACAGCTCGACGGCCTCTTCGCCCTGCCCTCGGCCGCCGTGACGTTGCAGTCCGCGGCGTCCTTCGTGCCGACCGGCACCGGCGCGATCTGCTTCCGCGGCGCCCAGGGGCCGGCGTTCGCGCAGACCCTGAGCGACCTCGTCGAGCTGCTCGACGCCGACGACGACCTGCCCGTCGAGCTCGTCACCGACGGCTACGGCTTCACCTGGCTGGTCTCGCGCCAGGACGACGTCGAGTCGCTGGTCACCGACCTGCACACGGTGGTCGGCAGCCTCGAGGTGCAGGGCTTCGCCGCGCAGATCCTCTGCTCGCAGATCGGCTTCCGCGACGCGACCGGGCGGGTCCTCGCCCTGGTCTACCTGCACAAGAGCGGCAGCTTCTACCCGTTCGCGCCCTTGGAGGGCCAGCAGCGCGACAACGTGCTCGAGCTCCAGGTGCGCGACCTGCTGCGCAACGAGCTGCCCGTCGAGGCGGACCTCAGCCGCTGGATGGCACTCTGGGGCGCCCCGGGTCTGTGACCCGGCCTCCGAGGTGAAGGGAAGCTGACATGAGGGTTCTCGTGGCTCCGGACAAGTTCGCCGGCACGTTGACCGCGGTCGAGGCCGCCGAGGCGATCGCCGCGGGCTGGCGCCGGCACGCGCCCGACGACGAGCTCGACCTCGCCCCGATGGCCGACGGCGGCCCGGGCTTCGTCGACGTCGTCCACACCGCGCTGGGCGGGGAGCTCGAGGTCGTCACCGTGCGCGGCCCCGCCGGCGACCCCACCCCGGCTGCCTTCCTGGTCGCGCGTGAGCAGGGCGACGGCGGCACGGCGTACGTCGAGGCGGCCCAGGCGTGCGGTCTGCACCTGGTGCCGGTCGAGCAGCGCGACCCCGAGCGGGCCACGTCGTACGGCGTCGGCGAGCTGCTGGCGGCCGCGGTCGACGCCGGGGTGTCGCGGGTGGTGCTGGGCCTCGGGGGCTCGGGCACCAACGACGCCGGCGCGGGACTGCTGGCCGCCCTGGGGGCGACCCACACCGGCGGGACGCTGGAGGAGGGCCCGCTCGGGCTCGAGGGCGTGAGCGCCGTCGCCCTGGCACCCGCCCGCGCGCGGCTCGGTGAGGTCGAGGTCGTCGTTGCCTCCGACGTGGACAACCCGCTGCTCGGCCTGCTGGGCGCCACCAAGATCTACGGCCCGCAGAAGGGGGTCGCCGAGGAGCGCATCAGCACTCTCGACGCGCTGCTGGAGGGCTTCGCCCGCGCGACGGCGCCGCGCTCGATCTCGACCCCGGGGGCCGGCGCCGCCGGCGGCCTCGGCTTCGCGCTGATCGCGCTGGGGGCGGCCCGCCGCCCCGGC
This DNA window, taken from Nocardioides sp. HDW12B, encodes the following:
- a CDS encoding glycerate kinase; this translates as MRVLVAPDKFAGTLTAVEAAEAIAAGWRRHAPDDELDLAPMADGGPGFVDVVHTALGGELEVVTVRGPAGDPTPAAFLVAREQGDGGTAYVEAAQACGLHLVPVEQRDPERATSYGVGELLAAAVDAGVSRVVLGLGGSGTNDAGAGLLAALGATHTGGTLEEGPLGLEGVSAVALAPARARLGEVEVVVASDVDNPLLGLLGATKIYGPQKGVAEERISTLDALLEGFARATAPRSISTPGAGAAGGLGFALIALGAARRPGIDVVSEACSLAERARAADLVITGEGAFDFSSRSGKVPSGVAAVAASAVRPCVAIAGAVLLGSREMRTMGVEAAYALVDVVGEEAAFADPAGSLATVAERVARSWSR
- the htpX gene encoding zinc metalloprotease HtpX: MSRTRFAPDHGLTARMTATMFLLGLLFVAVVVGAILFAGRGLGLIIGIAALGFVWWQWWNSDKLALKAMKARVVSPQEAPELHAMIDRLCTLADMPKPTVAIAYTNLPNAFATGRSPSHSAVCVTTGILDRLTLEELEGVLAHELSHVAHRDVMVMSLASTAGIITGMVLRGAQFGGLGMLGGRRDDRSGVPVWLLILLASIVVYAISFVATKMLSRYRELAADRAGAFMTGNPSALASALTKISGEIAVIPKKDLRAAEPMNALFIAPAVAGVSWKTLTSTHPSLEQRLAQLAQVATELGRPLDGGFPSGPTGPAGPPR
- a CDS encoding PspA/IM30 family protein — its product is MALWQRFRMIFSAKASKALDRAEDPNDTLDYSYQKMLEMQQKVRRGVADVATSRKRLEIQMTQLQQGSDKLTTQAQTALAQGREDLAREALTRKSGLTGQLSDLQQQHAQLQAEEEKLTLASQRLQTKIEGFRTRKETLKATYNAAKAQTSVNEAFSGISNEMGDVGLAIERAEDKTAQMQARSGAIDELIASGALEDRVGGGGDDIDRELAAMSSTSQVEAELAQLKAGVQPPQSIDSTPAPQAIDASGPAATAQPSQPAAQPVAEPVEDQDKQ